In Armatimonadota bacterium, the genomic stretch ATTGTGTAGTGCGGCGCTGAGTGTTGGGGGAGCAGACGTCTACGCAGAGGCTTGGAACTGGTCGGTGGCTGGCAAGAAATTCAAGGATTATGTTGCAACCGAAGATGTGGGGCAAGTCTGGAACGTGCCGCACGACGAATGGGAGCAACCGAACGCTTCATGGCGTTGGAAAGTTGACGACGGGATCATGCCCGTGGAGTGCTCATCCGAGCTGCTCTTCAACGGTTATTCCATCGGCACGGCGACCGCAAGGCAAAATGTTAATCTTCTTAAAGTTTATTCTTCGCTTGTCCTAACCGAAGGAGACGGCCAAGCCGAGCTTGATGCGTCAACCGGTGACCTGACCCTCTACCCTTCCTCGTACTCGACTGCAAACTCCCGCTACGAACCTGCCATGTACATTGTGTTTGGAGCGATAACGCCAGCAGAGTTCGTCGAGAATGGTCAGGGGGGCAAGGTGAGCTATATTCAGCTTGCCAATATGCTCTACTCTAAGACGATTGGCGGGACGACAACGCCAATCATGACGACCAATTCAACTTGGATGCTAGATCAGAGGTTTCCATACGAAGGTCCGTATAATGCTGGTTCACAGCCTTACCAGACAAACGATCGCCCACGAGTCACTCTGGCGGGCAATATCGCCACGACTGCCCCCGTTGGCTCCAGCTTCGGTGCTAACTATCTGGACATCAAAGGCTGTACTTTGTTCCTAGCCCCGGGGAACGCTCGATACACACCGCTCCTAACTGCACCTTGGCATTGGAATGCCAAAGCTACTCGTCAGTTATCAGACTGGTTTGTCGACAGCGGTGCCAGCATCACTAAGGGCGGCACAACTTCACTGATCAACCACCCAGTGTGGTCAGCCTGCATAAAAGGAATCAACTAAAATGAACGCTCCAAAAATATCATCAATTGCCACGACCCTGGCCCTTGGCGTCTGCCTCATCGCTGGAGCGATGGCAGTTCCTTATGCGACTCAACGGCACTTGACCGATCAAGAGCAACAGGAGAGAGCGAGGGAACTAGAAAAAGTCGGTGTCCTGATCCGCGACGGTGAATTGGATAAGGCTGAGCTTCTCCTCAACGGCTTTCCCGAACAATCCTTTTGGGGTGTAGCGGAACTTCGAGCCAACATCTGCATCCGCAGAGACGACCACTCGGGTGCGCTGGAGGCTCTTCGAACGATATTTGAACCTCATGAGAAGAAGAGTATCGGAGGTGCGGAAGAGCTTCGGACCTGGTACTACTTGCTCCTGTTGGAGCGGCGCGACACCAAAGATGCCCGCCGTGTTAGAGCTGATTTGTTGAGTTCGCCTCGTAGGAAACCTGGCGGCTCTGACGAATTCTTTGAGTTTGAGGGCCTCTCTCAAAACCCACTTGTAGCGGTGTACCTCTACATGGCATCCTTAGAGTTTGCAGCCGGTTACACCTATCGTGCCCGAGCCTACATCTCGACTGCGAAGAAATTAGACTCCGGTGTAAAGGTTGACGAAGTCTTAATCAGCCAGTTAAAGCGAGTCAGAACCACCCCGGAGGCCGAGCTACGTTATGAAAAGAAGAGTTTGGGTTTCCCCATGCTCCCAAACTATGACCAACTTGTGAAAATGGTCTCGTTAAAGTAACAGTCTATTGTTCCCTCGGGATTGTCATGTCACTTGACATCTATCCCAAGGGTTCTTACGCCTTGATGCCTTCACGATCGCATATTGGAAGCTAAGCCAACCAGCCCTCTGCCGCGCCAAAACAACCCCACTCCCCCACGAAAGACGAGAAACGAACAGCCAACAGTGAAAACCAGGTTGACAATCCCCGCCTGAACTGCCTATAAGATGAATGCGATTCATCAACGACAACAACGACCCCGACTTCTGGACCCGTGACCGCGACGTGGTCTACCCACCCCTACCCACATTTCCGGCTCTCAACGCCAAAATTTGAACCTGACTACCCCACAAAATGCGTCGCAGTTCTTCCGAAAACCGAGAACCGAAAACCCAGAACCCTTCATAATCTAATCCGATGTCCAACAAACTCCGAGTCCTGATCTGGGACGAAAACCCCCAGCACCGATCTTTCGAAATCTATCCCGACAGCCTCAACGGTGCCATCAAAGCCGGAGTCGACGCCCTCGATAACAGCAAAGAACTCGAGATCAAAGTCGCCAACCTCGACGAAGAGAACCAAGGCGTCACCCAAGAAGTCCTCGATAACACCGACGTTCTAGTCTGGTGGGGCCACGCCCGCCACGGCGAAGTCAAAGACGAAATCGCCGAAATGGTGAAAACTCAGGTCCATGAGAAGGGAATGGGCTTCGTCTGCCTCCACAGCGGCCACTACAGCAAGACCTTCAAAGCTGTGCTTGGCTGCACCGGACACCTCAAAGGCGGCTGGAGAGAAGCCGACGACAGCGAAACCATTCGCGTCTGCGCCCCGTGGCACCCAATTGCGAAGGGCATCGAAGACTTCGTCATCGAAGCTGAAGAGATGTACGGCTCGCCTTTCGATGTTCCTCCGGCCGAGCAGATGATCTTCCAATCGCTGTTCAGCGTCGGAAGCGAAACCTTCCCCTGCGGACTCGTCTGGACCGTCGGTAAAGGAATCGACCCCGAATTCACCTCCGGCCCCGGGAAAGGCGTCGGCCAAGGCGAAGGCATTGGCCGAGTCTTCTACTTCCGCCCCGGCCACGAGACGTATCCGACCTACAAACTGGACAACGTCCTCAAAGTCATCCACAACGGAATCCGCTGGGCAGGCAAGCTCAGCTAAACGCAAAAATCCCCTCTCGACTTCACGTCGAGAGGGGATTCAACCAGGTTCTTACTTACCCTGAAGGTTGTTCAAGAACTCAGCCATCAAATCAAGCCGATTCTTCGATCCGCTCAAGGTCACGGTCTTGTATCGTACGCCAGTGGTGAACAGTCCCCCGAACTTGTCATCAAAGCTGCCACTGATTGGAGTAAACGTAAAGTTGCCGCCTGCCGAAGTGACCGTGAAGCTAGGCAAGTACCCTCGCAGAGCCGTAGGACTCGTCAAGAAATTGCCGACGCTGACGCCCGTCGACGTCCCTCCAATCGTGACGTTCGTCGTCGTGGTCAGGTAGTTGCTCACTTCCGTTGAGACACTTGAGAAGTCGCTTGCACTGAGTTTCAACGACTCCGCGAACCATCGTGGCGATCCCGTCGAAGCTCCTCGCGCTGTGATGTTCGTCGCAGCGGCTCCCAGATCGGCGCTCGCTGCGGATAGATTCGCTTTTGCTGCAGTGATGCTCGCAACTCCGTTGCTAGCAAGACCAAGGAATGGCGCAGGAGGAAGAAGTCGTGATGCCGGAACCGTCGCCCCCGACGTCACATCTGCTGCGAATTCAGTGGCCAGCGTTCGGTTCGAATCGAAATTCGAAGAGCTAAAAGTGATGTCGTATCCAAGGGCAAAGTTGAGATAGGAGCAAACTAGCTCGGCGTTTGCCCGAAGGATCAAAAGGTCGGCCTTGCCAACCTTAACCCGCGCACCTCCCGTTCCGTTCGGATCAACAATCGTGAAGTTCGCCGCATCAATCGCATCGATGTTGGCATCCGTCAAAATAGTGACGATCCGAGCAAGGTCGTTTCGAGTGGCCTCAAGCGCAGTCTTGACCTGTACCGGAGTCGGATCATCTGGATAAGCTCTTGAAGTCTCCACGGGCTTAGAGATCGAGTCGGTGAGGATCGAAACCGGGCTAAACGACGCCAACAGTTCATCTTCACGCTTCCAAGGAGCCAGTAGACCAACAATTCTGCGAACCGTTGGGTTAGAAATCGTCTTTCCGCTTCGAGAAATTTCTGTCCCAAAAAGCGTAGCAAGGTCGTTCGCCAACTTTGCGGTTGAAGCAACGGCAAAGCCCGCCGCTCGAACCGGCGTTGGCTCTTGGCTGTAAGCCGTGTTCAACTTGTAAACGGCATCACTCAGTTGCTGAGTCGGATCACCAGACGCCGGCAAAGCCAACGCCGCATCCAACGCTGCCTGCCCCTGAAGGGCATTCGTAACCGGGTCGGTAAAGCCAGAAAGCGTAGCCGAGCCAGCACAACCCGCCATGAAAAGCGCGGCCAGGCCAAGAATGAAAGGCGATTTGTTCATAGAATTCCCATTCCCCAAAAAGAGGTTCTTGCAGTAGTTATCGGTGGCTGAATCGCAAAACTTCGCATAATCGCGAGTAAATCCGGCCGGTAGAAAATCCAAACGAAAATCAAACAACTTCGTCTAAACCGATCCGATTCCGAATCGTTTGACATCCTAATGAACTGGAAACCGAGGTTAGTCGTAGTGGGACTTACTGCACTGGTGGTCGCCGCATCCTTTGCGCTCATTCCTCGTCAAGGGCAAGGCGGAGGGGGCCAAAGGAAGGGACAAGGGCAGGGCCAAGGGGGCCGAAAGAAGGGTTCCGGTGGAGACAAGCAGGGTCAAGGACGCCTCTACCCTCCAGCCAAATCCGCTTGGTCCGTCGCCAGCATCATCCTCGGAAACGGCGAAGACAAGCAGATTTCGATGGCGATCCATCCCGGCGTCGACTTCGATGGCTACATCGAATACGGACCAGAAGGGAAGTCCCCAAGCGGCAAAACCCCAACTCAGTCATTCAAAAAGGGCGTTCCAACTCAGCTGACACTCACTGGACTCAAACCCAACACAGCCTATTCCTACTCGCTCAACTACACCGAAACAGGTGAGTCCAAGACCGGTCCAAAGTATCGATTCCAAACCGCTCGTCCGGCGGGATCGACTTACACAATGTTCGTTCAGGGGGATTCGCACCCAGAACGGATCGGAAAAATGAACGACCCTGAGCTGTATGAGAAAACTTACCAAACCGCAGCAAGCTACAATCCCGACTTCTTCATCATGCTTGGCGACGATTTCAGTGTCGATACTCTACAAAACCGGACGCTCCAGGCGGTCGAATACTGCTACACAAAGCAGGTCCCTTACATGGGCTTGATCGGAAAGCAGGCTCCCATCTATCTAGTCAATGGAAACCACGAGCAAGCCGCAAAAGCAAACCTCGACGGTACCCCCAACAGCCTCGGCGTCCTCGCCCAAAACGCGCGAAACCGCAACTTTGTCAACCCTGCTCCCGATAGCTTCTTCACCGGAAACCCCGAGCCAGTTGAGCATATCGGACTCCTCCGAAACTACTTCGCCTGGACATGGGGTGATGCCCTCTACGTCACCATCGACCCCTATTGGCACTCAGACGAAGCCGTCGACAACCGAGCCGACGGTGGTTCTAAGCGAAAAGACTTGTGGGGGATCACACTCGGAGACACCCAATACAAGTGGCTCAAAAAGACTCTCGAAACAAGTAAAGCAAAGTACAAGTTCGTATTCGCTCACCACGTCATGGGAACCGGCAGGGGCGCGGTTGAGCGAGCTACTTCTTTTGAATGGGGCGATGCGAAGAGCCTCTCCACCAAGCGGCCAGGTTGGGAATTGCCCATCCACCAGTTGTTTGTCAAAACAGGAGTGAGCATCTTCTTCCAAGGTCACGACCACATCTTCTGCAAACAAGAGCTCGATGGAGTGGTGTATCAATCTTGCCCTTGCCCGTCCGACACAACCGAAAAGCTCATCAACGGCGACGCCTACACCGTTGGGGATAAGATCGTCGGTTCTGGACTTGTCAAAGTCACAGTTGGCCCCGACAAGGCGCATATCGAGTTTCTCCGCTCATGGCTCCCCGCTGCCGAAACGGACGGCAAGAAGCATGGCGAGGTCGCCTACAGCTACGACGTTAAACCCAAGGTGAACAAATGAAAACCCTCCCTCTCATCGGCATTTCTGCATTGGCCGTCGCCGGTGCCGCCTGTATTTCGCAGAGTGAAGCGACGAAGAAGGCAGCAGAGATCACCAAGAGCTTCGCTCCGTTCGCGCCCGGTGTCAAAACTCACTCCGACGACACAAAGTTCTACATCGAGTCTGACGGAATGCCGGAGCACGATCTCATGGCGGGTATCGTCGCCTGGCAACAGCAGGTCGCCCTACCGCAAAAGTACACCGGATCGAACGCGTGGAGCTTCCCCCTCTTCCCCAAGCCAGCTGCAAATCCCCTCTCGGCAAAGACCGGGTTCTTCCGAGGAGCAATCGCGATTGCGGCAAACGGAGTTCCCATCTTTAACCCCATCAAGAACGACGGTCGCACCGACACTCTTGTCGCCGGGGAACTCGACAACTTCGGCGGACACAGCGGCCGCGGGGATGACTACCACTATCACATCGCTCCCCTTCACCTTCAATCGAAGATCGGAAAGGACTTGCCAGTCGCATATGCCTTAGACGGCTACGCAATCTTTGGATATACCTGTAGCAAGGGCGCGACACCAACGGACCTCGATCAGTTCAATGGTCACACAACAAAAGACCGTGGCTACCACTACCATGCCACCAAAAACTATCCATACCTCAACGGCGGTTTCCATGGTGAAGTTGTTGAAGCCGGTGGGCAGGTCGATCCTCAACCGTTTGCCCAGCCTGTCCGACCAGCATTGCCCCCACTGCGCGGAGCAAAGGTCACAAAGTACAAGAAGCTTGGAGAAAAGAGCTGGTCCATCGGCTACGAGTTGAACGGACAAACTCACTACGTTAACTACTCAATCCAATCTGATGGCAACTACCGATTTGAATTTGTCGCTCCAGATGGCAGCAAGGTTGTAGAAACCTACAAGCCGGGCCAGCGTCGGCCGGGCGGCGGTCCCGGAGGTCCTGGCGGTGGTCCAGGTGGCCCTGGGGGTCAAGGCAGAGGCGGTCAAGGTGGCGGACGTAGAGGCGGCGGCGGTGGTGGGGATGAGCGAAGCTTCTTCTCCGACTACTCCGCGTCGGTCGACCTCAATAATGATCACGACATCACCCTCCACGAAGTTGACGAAAAGATTCGTTCGATGTTTGCAACGAGTGGCAACCTCGCCGGTGGTTTCAAAACCTTCGCCGAAGCTCACCTGTCAGACTTCGATTTCAACGGAAACGGATCGGTAGACCTTGAAGAAGCGCTCGATGGTTTCACTGCGGCGTTGCATCGTGCAGATACTAACCACGATCATTGCCTCTCGGAGGTCGAATGGAAATCCTAAAGATGAGCGGCATTGTCGCTGCCGTGCTCCTGGTAGTCGGCTTTGCCGCCCAACAAGGGCAGGGCGGCGGTCAACGTCGTGGTCAGGGAGGACAAGGTGGTCAAGGTGGGCAAAATGGACAACAAAGGGGCGGTCCCCCGGGTGTCTTCATTTCAACGACCCCCGACTACGACGTCTCGGCAATCGAATGTGCGCCAACACCGACCACGGCGACCCTAAGCGTGATGTCCACCAAGGACAGAGAAGTCACCCTCTCAATTGGCGGAAAATCAGCGACTGAAAAAAAGTCACTTACCGCTTTCGAACCGCAGTCATTTGAACTCAAACAGCTCAAGCCAGGTTCGACGTATAGCTATACCCTAGCCTATGAGGGAGGAGAGAAGAAAGGGGAGCTCAAGACTCCAAAGACCAAGTCAGAAGATTTCAAGTTCGTCATCCAAGCCGATTCGCATCTCGACGAAAACTCCTCCGCCGATGTCTACGCCCGAACCCTGAACCAGATGGTCGCCGATAAGCCCGACTTCCTAGTCGATCTCGGCGACACCTTCATGACCGACAAACACAAGGATTTCCACGACGCCATCAAGCAGTACCGCGCACAGCGCTACTTCTTCGGAATCTTTGGCGCAAGCGCGCCGGTGTATCTTGCCCTCGGAAATCACGATGGTGAAGCGGCTGATGAGCGCAACAAACCCGGAATGGCCGCATGGTCCATGGCCCAGCGCAAACTCCACTACCCGCCTCCAACCACCGGCAACTTTTACACCGGAAACACCGAGACGGGCGATTTTTTCGACATCAAATGGGGCGATGCCCAATGCTTCATTCTGGATCCGTTCAACTTCACCAAAAGCAAGCCTGGTCGCGAGGCAAACAACTGGAACTGGACTCTTGGTAACGCTCAATATCAGTGGCTCAAGAAGTCGCTCGAGACCAGCAAAGCCAAGTACAAGTTCGTCTTCATTCACCACCTCGTTGGCGGCCAAGGCAAGGACGCGAGAGGCGGAGCCGAAGCCTCACACTTCTTCGAGTGGGGTGGCAAGAACTGGGACGGCACCGATGGATTCTCAACCAATCGTCCGGACTGGGAATCCCCTCTCCACGAGCTCTTCAAAAAGCAC encodes the following:
- a CDS encoding ThuA domain-containing protein — translated: MSNKLRVLIWDENPQHRSFEIYPDSLNGAIKAGVDALDNSKELEIKVANLDEENQGVTQEVLDNTDVLVWWGHARHGEVKDEIAEMVKTQVHEKGMGFVCLHSGHYSKTFKAVLGCTGHLKGGWREADDSETIRVCAPWHPIAKGIEDFVIEAEEMYGSPFDVPPAEQMIFQSLFSVGSETFPCGLVWTVGKGIDPEFTSGPGKGVGQGEGIGRVFYFRPGHETYPTYKLDNVLKVIHNGIRWAGKLS
- a CDS encoding metallophosphoesterase; this translates as MNWKPRLVVVGLTALVVAASFALIPRQGQGGGGQRKGQGQGQGGRKKGSGGDKQGQGRLYPPAKSAWSVASIILGNGEDKQISMAIHPGVDFDGYIEYGPEGKSPSGKTPTQSFKKGVPTQLTLTGLKPNTAYSYSLNYTETGESKTGPKYRFQTARPAGSTYTMFVQGDSHPERIGKMNDPELYEKTYQTAASYNPDFFIMLGDDFSVDTLQNRTLQAVEYCYTKQVPYMGLIGKQAPIYLVNGNHEQAAKANLDGTPNSLGVLAQNARNRNFVNPAPDSFFTGNPEPVEHIGLLRNYFAWTWGDALYVTIDPYWHSDEAVDNRADGGSKRKDLWGITLGDTQYKWLKKTLETSKAKYKFVFAHHVMGTGRGAVERATSFEWGDAKSLSTKRPGWELPIHQLFVKTGVSIFFQGHDHIFCKQELDGVVYQSCPCPSDTTEKLINGDAYTVGDKIVGSGLVKVTVGPDKAHIEFLRSWLPAAETDGKKHGEVAYSYDVKPKVNK
- a CDS encoding YHYH protein, with product MKTLPLIGISALAVAGAACISQSEATKKAAEITKSFAPFAPGVKTHSDDTKFYIESDGMPEHDLMAGIVAWQQQVALPQKYTGSNAWSFPLFPKPAANPLSAKTGFFRGAIAIAANGVPIFNPIKNDGRTDTLVAGELDNFGGHSGRGDDYHYHIAPLHLQSKIGKDLPVAYALDGYAIFGYTCSKGATPTDLDQFNGHTTKDRGYHYHATKNYPYLNGGFHGEVVEAGGQVDPQPFAQPVRPALPPLRGAKVTKYKKLGEKSWSIGYELNGQTHYVNYSIQSDGNYRFEFVAPDGSKVVETYKPGQRRPGGGPGGPGGGPGGPGGQGRGGQGGGRRGGGGGGDERSFFSDYSASVDLNNDHDITLHEVDEKIRSMFATSGNLAGGFKTFAEAHLSDFDFNGNGSVDLEEALDGFTAALHRADTNHDHCLSEVEWKS
- a CDS encoding metallophosphoesterase — its product is MSGIVAAVLLVVGFAAQQGQGGGQRRGQGGQGGQGGQNGQQRGGPPGVFISTTPDYDVSAIECAPTPTTATLSVMSTKDREVTLSIGGKSATEKKSLTAFEPQSFELKQLKPGSTYSYTLAYEGGEKKGELKTPKTKSEDFKFVIQADSHLDENSSADVYARTLNQMVADKPDFLVDLGDTFMTDKHKDFHDAIKQYRAQRYFFGIFGASAPVYLALGNHDGEAADERNKPGMAAWSMAQRKLHYPPPTTGNFYTGNTETGDFFDIKWGDAQCFILDPFNFTKSKPGREANNWNWTLGNAQYQWLKKSLETSKAKYKFVFIHHLVGGQGKDARGGAEASHFFEWGGKNWDGTDGFSTNRPDWESPLHELFKKHGVQVVFRGHDHLYVRQERDGIFYQLVPQPSQRRGDNTRSAEEYGYKSGTILGASGYVRVSVSAGEAKVEYVYTQGGDPQVKDAYYIR